In Paenibacillus sp. 1781tsa1, one DNA window encodes the following:
- a CDS encoding immunoglobulin-like domain-containing protein — MRKRISIITLALLLTFSNCLSLVLPFNNQASADPITPTMLAHYPLLEDVQDTSGNGKHGTAVGNITYADGLTLPGGTDSSTNYVQLPTGLFDHQENTTISVWIKSNTGSGNYAALFYGTPAAENKLPTNYWLFNPSNPSGEFKSVFTNNNNVNQPWTTEIGVSGASTSQYQGQWVHYTTVITERSITGYINGVSIGTTAKEKTTASFGTDLQAYIGRSNYLGDATFAGSFQDLRIYGEALNNEDIAAVYEQSFNEKQVQQGKIELTLGDISAVTESLELPSTNKYGALISWTSSDESVVSTTGEVTLREMEQQVTLTATISLGGSQATKEFVVTLLPKGATVEQIAVKEVSLNEAELRLSMGDSETLVATISPSNATNTSVVWTSSDSSVAVVNSTGKVTAVSDGNATIMVQTEDGEFTATSAVTVKGKSLKDDLILHYNMKTTEEVDGQLVLKDVANKPVTFDGIFKNPDNGQFISNSEVGFISFNGGSSTSNSGYVEIPKGSNGLDLLQGLNEITVSSIVNWTNDGTNRWIFGLGTVLTPETNKYFFVTPRHGSGSGNMIATGISRNGWPNEALVTGGANSNLISGQWKHVTVSFSEASNRITLFVDGVKVASGNTKGLKLSDIINPDATFSGFIGKSIFSNDPYLQGSVADFQVYDRALTEQEMGELYQQEAATHISKIRQLTVDDAANQLNIGHYLDEADQSADKITRNVNLPKSGKNGVNITWSSSHPTVISNSGTVQRPAVQAGNVQAELTATLTYQGVSREAVFPVTILKQFDDQQKVDLDAEQLEIYNADNVKGNLRLVNTGEQGSTITWTSSRPTVVKGTAEAAGNATQLGWVSRQATDIPVTLIATITNGAASKELTFNVTIKKAAAPVEPDAYFFAYFTGEYEGGEEISFATAEDPLFWRALNNGKSILQSDMGEKGLRDPFVIRSAEGDKFYMLATDLKMGESTNFDQAQMTGSHYMMVWESEDLVNWSEQRMIKVAPKTGGNTWAPEAIYDPVTGEYIVFWASSMKNTETYGDYNGRPEGQYNVMYYATTRDFYTFSEAKVMIDESLPTIDTTFIEHNKMLYRFTKSEVNTKVYVEKAPTFYYDKDGIAANGLQYDAVPGTRDNKLGLIGKNGNNEGQTIFKDIHEDKWYLFLDSWPYHVRYTTDLDSSTQYINNVLSSDQYALPPGPRHGTVIPISRAEYNALQEKYAWKGPEPSTDPVVHYSFDTDTVNGTTLNDISGNGHHATLVGGATINEEDRIGKTGGALELNGSTGYVKLPDHLIQSLNLEKATFSTWVQMDKNQANQRIFDFASETGSQVNRNTMYLSTQGDTGSLEFAVVTPFTEKFSNDSTKLGSDYKYAVRNAGLLPTKTWQHVAITMDEFDAVLYVNGQEVKRSSTFNVEPRMLLETTMNYIGKSRNSSHSLFDGKLDDFRIYNRALSVEEIATLANEDVTPPVEQPSGAELILHYDMNDIDGATVVDQTGNFNGKWMNPSKAEWIRTQDAGVLSFTGGTTNSYVELPQGVLDGLTDVTVSSIVNWSGKNAAEWLYALGRPNNNTHYTYFTPRYNANGLARLGIATNAWNNESSTSTTGLKNNEWKVVTTVVSGTDGTLTLYIDGVAVASGSTNGMTLEQIKNTLGSSGYIGKSFYTDDPYFGGMIADFQIYDGAMTAADIASLKAQADQKIALMEGMLVSAATEKLMIHDLLASNTSKDEIISNVTLPTSGAYGTTISWTSDKGNVISTTGAVTRPANATGDQVVTLTAVFTDGTETVNKTFQLMVKALPSDATSVDEAKSALVVHNIGDVRGHLSLPESGLYGTTITWASAQPNVISVTGEVQRPAHGSGDVDVKLTATITLNAASTTKEFMAKVKEMPADENYAGYFFTYFTGEGTATGEQVHFALSNGNDPLNWRELNNGKPVLTSTLGEKGVRDPFIIRSPEGDKFYMIATDLKINGNGNWGRAQTWGSRSIMVWESNDLVNWTDQRMVEVAPEEAGNTWAPEMLYDKTTGEYIVFWASRMFDDVSHTGSAYQKMMYSKTRDFYTFTEPKVYLDYGFSIIDTTMIEHDGKVYRFTKNEQDNGASAPFGKMVFQEVGNSILDPAFKMINQGVGNMKWVEGPTIFKSNTDEKWYLFVDEFGGRGYIPFETTNLASGVWTLSSNYNLPASPRHGTVIPITQREYDALSGKNVPVSGISLDKTTLSIVEGQSGQLTATVLPANATKKAVTWSSSNPAVATVSATGQVTAVAPGTASITVTTVDGGFSSSAVVTVTPLVDGTPQAPGSGNGNGGGDGNIPSPTVPAAPGGNEPVVMDNGQINIKPVASENGAFNVKLSADTVKRALDQTTGGKLQVRVEADPSLNGLTIELAVDARLTSGSSTVDRIEINTGSAVVTVATELLGRGTSVGKTLGLSIKKITANQLSANAQAQLNGEVVYDIELTIDGKKLTAFDGRDDLVISLPYTLSAGENPNNVIVYDVKDNGELRVVTNGKYNAATGKVEFKPTYASKYTVAYVATNFKDVTQDWAKDAISGLGARGIVKGVGDGEFNPKGQVTRAEFITMLMNMLELSDESATTSFNDVKQGEWYHGNIATAQKLGIVNGKPNGRFGVHENITREDMAVMVYKAIQMKQLALASGEATAFKDEANIANYAKQAVEAIQGAGIINGVGNDEFAPKKNASRAEAAVMIYNVLGLM, encoded by the coding sequence ATGCGAAAGCGGATTTCAATCATAACGTTAGCTTTACTTTTGACCTTCAGTAACTGTTTGAGTCTTGTTCTGCCATTTAACAATCAAGCTTCAGCAGACCCCATAACACCAACGATGTTGGCACATTATCCACTGCTTGAGGATGTACAGGATACATCCGGTAATGGCAAACATGGAACGGCTGTAGGCAACATTACGTATGCCGATGGTCTTACTTTACCTGGAGGGACCGATAGTAGTACGAACTACGTGCAGCTTCCTACTGGATTGTTTGATCATCAAGAAAATACAACAATATCTGTATGGATCAAAAGCAACACGGGAAGCGGAAACTACGCAGCATTGTTCTACGGTACGCCAGCAGCTGAAAATAAATTACCAACGAACTATTGGCTGTTTAATCCATCGAATCCAAGTGGTGAATTCAAGTCCGTATTTACGAATAACAATAATGTGAACCAGCCTTGGACAACTGAGATAGGAGTATCAGGCGCTTCTACGTCACAGTATCAAGGTCAATGGGTTCACTATACGACGGTCATCACAGAACGCTCTATTACAGGTTACATTAACGGTGTAAGCATAGGTACGACCGCCAAAGAGAAAACAACAGCCAGCTTTGGTACGGATTTGCAAGCTTACATCGGTCGCTCCAATTATTTAGGGGATGCTACTTTTGCGGGCAGCTTTCAAGATTTGAGAATTTACGGAGAAGCACTAAATAATGAAGATATCGCGGCAGTATATGAACAATCATTTAATGAAAAGCAAGTACAACAAGGCAAAATAGAGCTAACGTTAGGTGATATATCGGCAGTTACAGAATCTCTTGAACTTCCTTCTACCAATAAGTATGGCGCATTGATATCGTGGACTTCCAGTGATGAGAGTGTGGTTAGTACAACCGGGGAAGTAACCTTACGAGAAATGGAGCAACAAGTGACGTTAACTGCAACCATTTCTTTAGGTGGAAGCCAGGCAACGAAGGAGTTTGTGGTTACCTTACTACCTAAAGGTGCTACTGTGGAGCAGATTGCCGTTAAGGAGGTTTCGCTTAATGAAGCTGAACTTCGTTTATCCATGGGGGACAGCGAGACATTAGTGGCTACAATTTCACCTTCAAATGCAACCAATACAAGCGTCGTCTGGACATCTAGTGACTCCAGTGTAGCGGTTGTCAATTCAACGGGTAAAGTTACAGCGGTTAGTGATGGTAATGCCACAATTATGGTACAGACTGAAGATGGAGAGTTTACAGCTACATCAGCCGTTACCGTTAAGGGAAAATCACTCAAAGATGATCTTATTCTTCATTACAACATGAAAACGACCGAAGAAGTAGACGGTCAACTCGTACTAAAGGATGTGGCCAATAAGCCAGTTACATTCGATGGAATATTTAAAAATCCAGACAATGGACAATTCATTTCAAATAGTGAAGTTGGCTTTATTTCCTTCAATGGTGGAAGCTCTACATCGAACAGTGGATATGTTGAGATTCCCAAGGGCTCCAATGGGCTGGATCTATTACAAGGTCTGAATGAAATTACCGTATCTTCCATCGTGAACTGGACGAATGATGGTACGAATCGCTGGATTTTCGGTTTGGGTACGGTGTTAACGCCGGAAACGAACAAATATTTTTTTGTAACCCCACGTCACGGTAGTGGATCAGGTAATATGATCGCTACAGGTATCTCCAGAAATGGCTGGCCGAACGAAGCATTAGTTACAGGTGGCGCAAACTCAAACCTGATCAGTGGACAGTGGAAGCATGTAACGGTGTCCTTCTCTGAAGCTAGCAACAGGATCACATTATTCGTTGATGGAGTTAAGGTTGCTTCAGGTAATACGAAGGGACTAAAGCTGTCAGACATTATTAATCCGGATGCTACGTTCTCTGGCTTTATCGGTAAGTCCATCTTCTCAAACGATCCATACCTTCAAGGTAGCGTGGCTGATTTCCAAGTATATGATCGTGCGTTGACGGAGCAAGAAATGGGCGAGTTATATCAACAAGAAGCAGCAACTCACATCTCCAAAATACGTCAGCTCACTGTTGATGATGCAGCGAATCAACTTAACATCGGTCATTACTTAGACGAGGCAGATCAGAGTGCTGACAAGATAACGAGAAACGTAAATTTACCGAAAAGCGGTAAAAATGGCGTGAATATTACGTGGAGTTCCAGTCATCCTACGGTCATTTCTAACAGTGGTACTGTACAACGTCCAGCTGTTCAAGCAGGTAATGTTCAAGCAGAGCTTACGGCTACTTTAACGTATCAAGGCGTATCTAGAGAGGCTGTATTCCCGGTTACGATCTTGAAGCAATTCGATGATCAGCAGAAGGTTGATCTGGACGCTGAACAATTAGAGATCTACAATGCGGACAATGTTAAAGGCAACTTACGTCTTGTCAATACAGGTGAACAAGGATCCACCATTACATGGACATCGAGCAGGCCGACGGTTGTTAAAGGAACGGCAGAAGCGGCTGGTAACGCTACACAATTAGGCTGGGTAAGCCGTCAAGCTACGGATATACCCGTTACGCTAATCGCTACTATTACAAATGGTGCAGCTTCTAAAGAGCTTACGTTTAACGTTACAATTAAAAAAGCAGCTGCGCCAGTAGAGCCTGATGCGTACTTCTTTGCTTACTTTACAGGTGAGTATGAGGGTGGTGAAGAGATCTCCTTCGCTACAGCGGAAGATCCATTGTTCTGGAGAGCGCTGAATAATGGAAAGTCGATCCTTCAATCGGATATGGGGGAAAAAGGACTTCGTGACCCATTCGTTATTCGGTCAGCAGAAGGTGATAAATTCTATATGTTGGCAACCGATTTGAAAATGGGCGAAAGTACAAATTTCGATCAAGCTCAAATGACAGGCAGTCATTACATGATGGTTTGGGAGTCAGAGGATCTCGTGAACTGGAGCGAGCAGCGAATGATCAAGGTGGCTCCTAAAACGGGAGGAAATACGTGGGCGCCAGAAGCGATCTATGATCCGGTAACTGGAGAGTATATTGTATTCTGGGCATCATCGATGAAAAACACAGAGACATATGGTGACTATAACGGAAGACCGGAAGGTCAGTACAATGTGATGTACTACGCGACAACAAGAGATTTCTACACCTTTTCTGAGGCCAAGGTCATGATTGATGAATCACTTCCGACCATTGATACGACATTTATTGAGCACAATAAAATGTTGTACCGATTCACCAAATCAGAAGTGAATACGAAAGTGTATGTGGAGAAAGCACCAACGTTCTACTATGACAAGGACGGTATTGCAGCAAATGGCCTTCAATACGACGCTGTTCCTGGTACACGTGATAATAAACTTGGCTTGATCGGAAAAAATGGAAACAACGAAGGACAAACGATATTTAAGGATATTCATGAAGACAAATGGTATCTGTTCCTTGATTCATGGCCATATCATGTACGTTATACAACAGATTTGGACAGTAGCACGCAATATATAAACAATGTGTTAAGTAGTGATCAATATGCACTTCCGCCAGGACCACGACACGGAACGGTGATTCCAATCTCACGTGCAGAGTATAATGCTTTGCAAGAGAAGTATGCATGGAAGGGCCCAGAACCATCAACAGACCCGGTTGTACATTACTCATTTGATACAGATACAGTGAATGGTACAACGTTGAATGACATTTCTGGTAATGGCCATCACGCAACACTCGTAGGTGGAGCAACGATTAATGAAGAGGATCGTATCGGTAAAACGGGTGGTGCACTAGAGCTTAATGGATCAACAGGATATGTGAAGCTGCCAGATCACTTGATTCAATCCTTGAATCTGGAGAAGGCTACGTTCTCTACATGGGTTCAAATGGACAAAAATCAAGCCAATCAAAGAATATTTGATTTTGCTTCCGAAACAGGAAGTCAGGTTAACCGCAACACCATGTACTTGAGTACACAAGGGGATACAGGTAGTCTGGAGTTCGCTGTCGTAACCCCTTTTACAGAGAAATTTAGCAATGACAGCACGAAACTAGGATCAGATTATAAATATGCAGTGAGAAATGCTGGACTTTTACCAACGAAGACTTGGCAGCATGTTGCAATTACAATGGATGAATTTGATGCCGTTTTGTACGTGAATGGTCAAGAGGTTAAACGCAGCTCGACATTTAACGTGGAGCCGAGAATGTTACTGGAAACAACGATGAATTATATTGGTAAATCGAGAAACAGCTCTCATAGTCTATTTGATGGTAAACTGGATGATTTCCGTATTTATAATCGTGCATTATCCGTTGAAGAGATTGCAACTTTAGCTAATGAAGACGTTACTCCTCCAGTTGAGCAGCCATCTGGGGCAGAACTCATTCTCCATTACGATATGAATGATATCGATGGTGCGACGGTTGTTGACCAAACAGGAAACTTTAACGGAAAATGGATGAATCCGTCTAAAGCAGAATGGATTCGTACACAAGATGCTGGTGTACTAAGCTTTACTGGTGGCACAACTAACTCCTATGTAGAGCTGCCACAAGGAGTTCTCGATGGATTAACGGATGTCACCGTTTCATCCATTGTGAACTGGAGCGGTAAAAATGCTGCGGAGTGGTTATATGCATTAGGAAGACCAAACAATAATACACACTATACGTATTTCACACCACGTTATAACGCTAACGGTCTGGCTCGCTTAGGTATCGCGACGAATGCCTGGAATAATGAGTCTTCAACTTCGACCACGGGCTTAAAGAATAACGAATGGAAAGTCGTTACGACTGTTGTTTCAGGCACGGATGGTACACTAACGCTTTATATTGATGGTGTTGCTGTTGCATCAGGCTCTACGAATGGAATGACACTAGAACAAATAAAAAATACTTTAGGCAGTAGTGGATACATCGGTAAGTCATTCTATACAGATGATCCATACTTCGGCGGAATGATTGCAGACTTCCAAATCTATGATGGTGCTATGACTGCTGCGGATATTGCATCACTTAAGGCTCAGGCAGATCAGAAGATTGCTTTAATGGAGGGCATGCTTGTATCGGCTGCGACAGAGAAATTAATGATTCATGATCTTCTTGCCTCGAATACATCAAAAGATGAGATTATAAGCAATGTAACATTGCCAACATCAGGTGCTTATGGCACAACAATAAGCTGGACTTCAGATAAGGGGAATGTCATCTCAACTACAGGTGCCGTAACTAGACCAGCTAACGCAACAGGTGATCAAGTTGTAACGTTAACAGCAGTATTTACAGATGGTACAGAGACAGTTAACAAAACTTTTCAGTTGATGGTTAAGGCATTGCCCAGCGATGCCACTTCTGTAGATGAAGCAAAATCAGCGCTAGTCGTTCATAACATTGGTGATGTTAGAGGTCATCTCTCCTTACCGGAATCTGGACTATATGGAACAACCATTACTTGGGCTTCTGCTCAACCAAACGTCATTTCAGTGACTGGTGAAGTACAACGTCCGGCGCACGGTAGTGGAGATGTAGACGTGAAGCTTACAGCTACGATTACATTAAATGCAGCATCCACTACGAAGGAATTTATGGCGAAGGTGAAGGAAATGCCTGCCGATGAAAATTATGCGGGATACTTCTTCACATATTTCACTGGAGAAGGTACTGCAACAGGCGAGCAAGTTCACTTTGCACTAAGTAACGGTAATGATCCGTTGAACTGGCGAGAATTGAATAATGGTAAACCTGTATTGACCTCTACCTTAGGGGAGAAGGGGGTACGTGATCCATTCATTATTCGTTCGCCTGAAGGTGACAAGTTCTACATGATTGCTACCGATCTGAAAATTAACGGCAATGGTAACTGGGGCAGAGCACAGACATGGGGCAGTCGTTCCATTATGGTGTGGGAATCGAATGATCTAGTCAACTGGACAGATCAACGCATGGTAGAGGTTGCACCGGAAGAAGCGGGTAATACATGGGCACCAGAAATGTTGTACGACAAAACAACTGGTGAATATATCGTATTCTGGGCATCAAGAATGTTTGATGATGTATCCCATACAGGCAGTGCATATCAAAAAATGATGTATAGCAAGACAAGAGATTTCTATACGTTTACTGAACCGAAAGTATACTTGGATTATGGATTTTCCATCATTGACACAACGATGATTGAGCACGATGGAAAAGTGTATCGTTTTACGAAGAATGAGCAAGACAACGGAGCTTCTGCTCCATTTGGCAAGATGGTCTTCCAAGAGGTGGGTAACTCGATCCTGGATCCAGCCTTCAAGATGATTAATCAAGGCGTGGGTAACATGAAATGGGTTGAGGGGCCAACGATCTTCAAATCAAATACAGATGAAAAATGGTATTTATTCGTGGATGAGTTTGGTGGAAGAGGTTATATTCCATTCGAGACAACCAATCTTGCATCAGGTGTCTGGACATTATCTTCTAACTACAACCTACCAGCTAGTCCGCGTCACGGAACGGTAATTCCAATTACACAACGTGAGTATGATGCACTCAGTGGGAAGAACGTACCCGTTAGTGGAATTAGCTTGGACAAAACGACGTTGTCCATCGTAGAAGGTCAATCAGGGCAATTGACAGCTACCGTATTACCAGCTAATGCAACGAAAAAGGCAGTAACCTGGAGCTCTAGCAATCCAGCTGTAGCCACTGTAAGTGCGACAGGTCAAGTAACAGCTGTGGCACCAGGTACAGCAAGCATTACAGTAACTACAGTAGATGGTGGGTTTTCATCCAGTGCTGTGGTAACGGTAACACCATTGGTTGATGGAACACCACAAGCACCAGGCAGTGGTAATGGAAATGGTGGCGGTGACGGTAACATCCCTTCACCTACAGTACCAGCAGCTCCAGGTGGAAATGAGCCAGTGGTAATGGACAACGGCCAAATAAACATTAAGCCAGTCGCAAGTGAGAACGGTGCTTTTAACGTGAAGTTAAGTGCGGATACGGTGAAGCGTGCGCTTGATCAAACGACAGGCGGTAAGCTACAGGTGCGAGTTGAAGCTGATCCAAGCTTGAACGGGCTAACGATTGAGCTGGCAGTAGATGCGCGCTTAACCAGTGGATCTTCTACGGTAGATCGCATCGAGATCAACACAGGCTCTGCAGTCGTAACCGTGGCAACCGAACTGCTTGGAAGAGGAACAAGTGTGGGGAAAACGTTAGGATTGTCGATTAAGAAAATAACAGCTAATCAATTGTCAGCTAATGCACAAGCTCAGCTGAACGGTGAGGTCGTATACGATATCGAGCTAACGATTGATGGTAAGAAGCTTACAGCGTTTGATGGCAGAGATGATCTCGTAATTTCATTGCCATACACATTAAGTGCTGGCGAAAATCCAAACAATGTCATCGTATACGATGTGAAGGACAACGGAGAGCTACGAGTGGTGACGAATGGTAAATACAATGCAGCGACAGGAAAAGTAGAGTTCAAGCCAACGTATGCAAGCAAGTATACGGTAGCGTATGTTGCAACGAACTTTAAGGATGTGACCCAAGACTGGGCGAAGGATGCGATCTCGGGATTGGGAGCAAGAGGCATTGTGAAGGGTGTAGGCGACGGCGAGTTTAATCCGAAGGGTCAAGTGACCAGAGCAGAATTTATCACCATGCTGATGAATATGTTGGAGTTATCGGATGAGAGCGCAACGACAAGTTTTAATGATGTGAAGCAAGGAGAATGGTACCATGGAAATATCGCAACTGCGCAGAAGCTGGGGATTGTGAACGGGAAACCAAATGGAAGATTCGGAGTTCATGAGAACATTACACGAGAAGATATGGCGGTTATGGTATACAAGGCGATCCAAATGAAGCAACTAGCGTTAGCAAGTGGTGAAGCTACTGCTTTCAAGGATGAAGCAAACATCGCAAACTACGCGAAGCAAGCGGTGGAGGCAATACAGGGAGCAGGCATAATCAACGGTGTAGGTAACGATGAGTTTGCACCGAAGAAAAATGCGAGCCGTGCAGAAGCTGCAGTGATGATTTATAATGTGTTGGGTTTGATGTAG